A single window of Mustela erminea isolate mMusErm1 chromosome 4, mMusErm1.Pri, whole genome shotgun sequence DNA harbors:
- the LOC116587867 gene encoding histone H2A type 1-A: MSGRGKQGGKARAKAKSRSSRAGLQFPVGRIHRLLRKGNYAERTGAGAPVYLAAVLEYLTAEILELAGNASRDNKKTRIIPRHLQLAIRNDEELNKLLGGVTIAQGGVLPNIQAVLLPKKTESHHHKVQSK; encoded by the coding sequence ATGTCTGGGCGCGGGAAGCAGGGTGGCAAAGCTCGCGCTAAGGCCAAATCCAGGTCATCTAGAGCAGGCCTCCAGTTCCCAGTGGGCCGAATCCACCGTCTGCTCCGAAAGGGCAACTATGCAGAGCGCACTGGGGCTGGTGCACCCGTGTACCTGGCGGCCGTGCTGGAATACCTCACTGCAGAGATTCTAGAGTTGGCTGGCAATGCGTCTCGGGACAACAAGAAGACGCGCATCATCCCGCGCCATTTACAGTTGGCCATCCGCAATGACGAGGAGCTCAACAAGCTTCTGGGCGGTGTGACCATCGCTCAGGGCGGTGTCCTGCCCAACATCCAGGCTGTGCTGCTGCCCAAGAAGACCGAGAGCCACCACCACAAAGTCCAGAGCAAATAG